A stretch of the Nicotiana tabacum cultivar K326 chromosome 6, ASM71507v2, whole genome shotgun sequence genome encodes the following:
- the LOC142181848 gene encoding uncharacterized protein LOC142181848: MDKSIVSRKKQLTTRYLHITGHIGASARGYDDVHGGYGFGDRNEGGNSLLDFARAFDLVIANSSFPKREEHLVTFRNSMGKTQIDYLLCRKCNKGLCTDFKVIPSEHLMTLHRLLVMDLEIKRSRRKREGCRQPKIKWGNLTKDKAQELGEKLLAMNAWMSRGDTSSMWFTTANCITVAAREVLGVTKGSPGDHKED; encoded by the coding sequence ATGGACAAATCAATAGTTAGCAGGAAAAAACAATTAACAACACGATACCTTCATATTACTGGTCATATTGGGGCTAGTGCTAGGGGTTATGATGATGTGCATGGTGGGTACGGTTTTGGGGATAGAAATGAGGGAGGTAATTCTCTGTTGGATTTTGCTCGAGCttttgatttggttatagctaaCTCGAGTTTTCCGAAGAGGGAAGAGCACCTGGTCACTTTTCGGAATTCAATGGGCAAGACCCAAATTGATTATCTTCTCTGCAGGAAATGCAATAAAGGTCTGTGCACTGACTTCAAGGTCATCCCAAGTGAGCACCTCATGACTCTTCATAGGCTCCTAGTTATGGACCTGGAGATCAAGAGGAGTAGGAGGAAAAGGGAGGGGTGCAGGCAACCTAAGATCAAGTGGGGTAACTTGACCAAGGACAAAGCTCAGGAGTTAGGGGAGAAGTTGTTGGCTATGAATGCCTGGATGAGTAGAGGGGACACATCTAGTATGTGGTTTACGACTGCGAATTGCATTACAGTAGCTGCTAGAGAGGTCTTAGGGGTCACAAAGGGCTCTCCTGGGGATCATAAAGAGGACTGA
- the LOC107765498 gene encoding uncharacterized protein LOC107765498, with product MRLEVWRQTLDSKGFKLSRTKIEYLECKFSDRTHDADVEVKLDARVIPNRAGFNYLGFIILGNREIDEDVAYCIRAGWMKWRLTFDVLCDRNVPLRLKGKFYRVLVRPAMLYGAECWPVKNSRLQKMRVAEMRMLRWMCGCTRRDRIKNEAIRDRVRVASVEDKMWESRLRWFRHVKRRSIDAPVRRCDGLDMESLRRGRGIRPHVVQDSPAEYVDEDISRTDATSRAME from the exons atgaggttggaggtttggagacagacacTGGACTCTAAAGGTTTCAAACTGAGTAGAACCAagatagaatacttggagtgcaaattcAGTGACAGGACCCATGATGCAGATGTAGAGGTTAAGCTTGATGCTCGAGTTATCCCTAACAGAGCGGGTTTTAATTATCTCGGGTTTATTATCCTGGGTAacagggagattgatgaagatgtcgcaTATTGTATCAGagcaggatggatgaagtggaggctcacTTTCGATGTTTTGTGTGACAGGAATGTGCCGCTAAGACTCAAGGGTAAGTTTTATCGAGTGTTGGTTCGACCGGCTAtgctgtatggggctgagtgttggccggtCAAGAACTCCCGCCTGCAGAAGATgagagtagcagagatgaggatgttgagatggatgtgtgggtgtaCCAGGAGAGATAGGATTAAGAATGAAGCTATCCGGGATAGAGTGAGAGTAGCCTCCGTAGAGGACAAGATGTGGgagtcgaggctgagatggttcagaCATGTTAAAAGAAGAAGCATTGATGCTCCTGTCAGGAGGTGTGACGGGTTGGACATGGagagtttgagaagaggtcgag gaatcaggccacatgtagttcaggATTCACCTGCAGAGTATGTCGATGAAGACATTTCAAGAACAGACGCAACATCTAGGGCCATGGAGTGA